In Flavobacteriales bacterium, the following are encoded in one genomic region:
- a CDS encoding DUF4199 family protein: MVLSAFFGESKHTIMQTHGSNISKMGIRIGFYTLFGFIGYFLLMKLLGLVQVPEFRYFNFVILLMGITIGYRKYQHENGKIPFLSGFGLGMMITVISVVLFSAFLFIYLSIFDPHLLVTIKAHAPVMVKESLTPSLASVAILFEGLSSGLIMNFVLIQYYKSTTVNDEYSL; encoded by the coding sequence ATGGTTCTTTCGGCCTTTTTTGGAGAATCAAAACACACCATCATGCAAACACATGGCAGCAATATCAGCAAAATGGGCATTAGAATCGGTTTTTACACCCTTTTCGGATTCATTGGATACTTTCTACTGATGAAACTGTTGGGTCTGGTTCAGGTTCCAGAGTTCCGTTATTTCAACTTCGTTATCCTTTTGATGGGCATCACTATCGGCTACAGGAAGTATCAGCATGAGAATGGAAAGATTCCATTTCTGAGCGGTTTCGGGCTGGGAATGATGATCACGGTGATCAGCGTAGTGCTTTTTTCGGCATTCCTTTTCATCTACCTCAGCATCTTCGACCCGCACCTGCTGGTAACGATAAAAGCGCATGCGCCAGTTATGGTCAAGGAATCCTTGACACCGTCTTTGGCGTCCGTGGCGATCCTGTTTGAGGGTTTGAGTTCAGGGCTTATCATGAACTTCGTGCTAATTCAGTACTACAAGTCGACCACCGTGAATGACGAGTACAGCCTTTAA
- a CDS encoding DUF72 domain-containing protein, which translates to MKFGKVEDPSIVDFTMPEDHPDTKRVLANGKGSPKVFVGCAKWNKTDLKNFYPRGTKDELTYYSSQFNCIELNATFYRIFPKAQFEKWREKTPANFRFFPKVVQNISHWGRLKDVERVVEEVVFAFGGLEEKFGRAFLQLKEDFTPKDFDRVVKFLDYWPKSVPLAMEFRHPDWYGDPKVAEELYQLLETNSISNVITDTAGRRDLVHMRLTTPSCFVRYTGANHPSDYTRLDDWINRLATWKEQGIEEIDFFIHQNVELESPLLASYFVQKLNATLGTDLHVPQTL; encoded by the coding sequence ATGAAGTTTGGAAAAGTAGAAGACCCGAGTATCGTTGACTTTACGATGCCTGAAGATCATCCAGACACCAAAAGAGTGCTGGCAAATGGAAAGGGCAGTCCGAAAGTGTTTGTCGGCTGTGCCAAGTGGAACAAAACCGATCTGAAGAATTTCTATCCGCGCGGAACCAAAGATGAACTCACGTACTATTCATCGCAATTCAATTGCATTGAGTTGAATGCCACGTTCTACCGTATTTTCCCGAAGGCGCAGTTTGAAAAGTGGCGTGAGAAAACGCCAGCCAATTTCAGGTTCTTCCCAAAGGTTGTTCAGAATATCAGCCATTGGGGCCGATTGAAAGACGTGGAAAGGGTAGTGGAGGAGGTGGTTTTCGCCTTTGGCGGATTGGAAGAGAAGTTCGGGCGTGCGTTCCTTCAGCTCAAAGAGGATTTCACGCCAAAGGATTTTGACCGTGTGGTGAAGTTTCTGGATTATTGGCCGAAGTCGGTTCCGTTGGCCATGGAATTCCGCCATCCCGATTGGTATGGCGATCCGAAAGTGGCCGAAGAACTGTATCAACTGCTGGAAACGAACAGCATCTCTAATGTGATCACAGACACAGCTGGAAGACGCGATCTGGTTCACATGCGGCTCACCACGCCCAGTTGTTTTGTGCGCTACACAGGTGCCAATCATCCTTCCGATTATACACGTTTGGACGATTGGATCAATCGATTGGCCACTTGGAAAGAACAGGGAATTGAAGAGATCGACTTCTTCATCCACCAGAATGTGGAGTTGGAATCTCCATTGCTGGCATCATATTTTGTGCAGAAACTAAACGCTACTTTAGGAACGGATTTGCACGTACCACAAACGCTTTAA
- a CDS encoding SpoIIE family protein phosphatase, with translation MLESTTKYLLQTQEEVREKSKLLEARNKEMFDSISYARFVQDGLIEHEDYLKDVFADSFIWLNQVEAIGGDLPYVRKVGDEVVIAAIDCTGHGVAGAMLTAMVHSLLNDLVSSQLDNPSGILEGLNRYFIETFDQEGRHVFGFDIGLVVYNTATKTLRYVGAGRPMLFVRDGEVERISKAGLGIGVSAISEFDEYVIQVLKGDQFYLFSDGISDQLGDAIPKKYSEKRLRELLLDVRFLRMNKQKEVVRDFLYAWQGDQPQTDDQLLIGFKPF, from the coding sequence ATGCTGGAGAGTACTACAAAGTATCTGTTGCAAACGCAGGAAGAGGTCCGCGAAAAATCAAAGTTATTGGAGGCCCGCAACAAGGAAATGTTCGACAGCATCTCCTACGCACGATTTGTTCAGGATGGGCTCATTGAGCATGAGGATTATTTGAAAGATGTTTTTGCGGATTCTTTTATCTGGCTGAACCAAGTGGAAGCGATCGGTGGCGATCTTCCATACGTTCGGAAGGTAGGTGATGAAGTCGTTATCGCGGCCATAGACTGCACAGGTCATGGCGTTGCAGGGGCTATGCTTACTGCCATGGTTCATTCTCTGCTCAATGATCTTGTTTCAAGTCAATTAGATAATCCTTCAGGTATCCTTGAAGGACTCAATCGCTACTTCATTGAGACGTTCGACCAAGAAGGTCGCCATGTTTTCGGATTCGATATCGGATTGGTTGTTTACAACACGGCAACAAAGACATTACGATATGTGGGAGCCGGTAGGCCAATGCTTTTTGTCAGAGACGGTGAAGTAGAACGTATCTCTAAAGCTGGTCTTGGAATTGGTGTTTCGGCCATCTCCGAATTTGATGAGTACGTTATCCAAGTTCTGAAAGGAGATCAGTTCTACCTGTTCTCAGACGGAATAAGTGATCAGCTTGGAGATGCCATTCCCAAGAAGTACTCGGAGAAAAGATTAAGGGAACTGCTATTGGATGTTCGCTTTTTGAGAATGAATAAGCAAAAAGAGGTCGTCAGAGACTTTTTATACGCCTGGCAAGGAGATCAACCTCAGACAGATGATCAGTTATTAATTGGATTTAAACCCTTCTAA
- a CDS encoding ATP-binding cassette domain-containing protein, which translates to MISTVNVSLQYGKRVLFDDVNIKFTHGNCYGVIGANGAGKSTFLKILSGEISPNSGSVHMEPGKRMAVLKQDHSAFNDISVLDTVMMGHTELWKNIQARNEIYAKPDFSEADGIKASELEEQFAEMNGWNAEADAASLLSGLGIDEADHYKLMKDMPGALKVRILLAQALFGNPDILILDEPTNDLDLKTVQWLENFLLDFENTVIVVSHDRHFLDTVCTHVADIDFGKIKIYTGNYSFWYESSQLALRQKQAANKKAEDKKKELQEFIARFSANASKSKQATSRRKLLDKINIDEIQASSRRYPAIIFKQARDAGNQVLSVQHLTKSLNGEPLFSNLTFEVNRGDKIAFLSKSGLATTTLFQILNGLEEADSGHFSYGQTITSAYLPTENGHFFNTKENLIDWLREYSEDKSEIYIRGFLGKMLFSGEEVFKSASVLSGGEKVRCMLSRMMLNEANLLIIDEPTNHLDLESIQAFNNGLKDYDGTVLFTSHDHQFVQTVANRIIEIGPNGFIDKLMEYDQYIEDERVAAAQQSIY; encoded by the coding sequence ATGATCTCTACGGTAAATGTTTCTCTTCAATATGGCAAGCGCGTCCTATTTGATGACGTCAATATCAAGTTCACACATGGCAACTGCTATGGTGTGATCGGTGCCAACGGTGCCGGAAAATCCACTTTTTTGAAGATACTTTCTGGCGAGATCAGTCCGAATTCGGGTTCAGTACACATGGAACCCGGAAAAAGAATGGCGGTGCTGAAGCAGGACCACAGCGCATTCAACGATATTTCGGTGCTCGATACCGTGATGATGGGTCACACCGAGCTTTGGAAGAACATTCAGGCGCGAAATGAGATCTATGCTAAACCTGATTTCTCGGAGGCAGACGGCATTAAAGCATCTGAATTGGAAGAGCAGTTTGCCGAGATGAATGGTTGGAATGCCGAAGCTGATGCCGCTTCCCTTCTGAGCGGACTGGGTATTGACGAGGCCGATCACTACAAGTTGATGAAGGACATGCCGGGAGCGTTGAAGGTGCGCATCCTTTTGGCGCAGGCACTTTTCGGAAACCCCGACATCCTGATTCTGGATGAGCCTACCAACGACCTCGACCTGAAAACGGTTCAATGGTTGGAGAACTTCCTATTGGATTTTGAGAACACGGTCATCGTTGTCTCGCACGACCGTCACTTCTTGGATACCGTCTGTACGCACGTGGCCGACATCGATTTCGGGAAGATCAAGATCTACACGGGCAACTACTCATTCTGGTACGAATCGAGCCAATTGGCGCTACGCCAGAAACAGGCAGCCAATAAGAAGGCTGAGGACAAGAAGAAGGAATTGCAGGAGTTCATTGCCCGGTTCAGCGCCAACGCCAGCAAGAGCAAGCAGGCTACTAGCCGAAGAAAGCTGTTGGATAAGATCAATATTGATGAGATCCAAGCTTCATCCCGTAGATACCCTGCCATCATTTTCAAGCAAGCACGCGATGCAGGAAACCAGGTGCTGAGCGTACAGCATCTGACCAAATCTTTGAACGGAGAGCCACTTTTCAGTAACCTGACGTTTGAAGTGAACCGTGGGGATAAGATCGCCTTCCTCAGCAAGAGTGGATTGGCCACTACTACCCTTTTCCAGATTCTGAACGGGTTGGAGGAAGCGGATTCAGGCCATTTCAGCTACGGACAGACCATCACTTCGGCCTATCTGCCCACGGAGAACGGACATTTCTTCAATACCAAGGAAAATCTGATCGATTGGCTTCGCGAGTATTCTGAGGACAAGAGCGAGATCTACATCCGCGGCTTCCTCGGAAAGATGCTCTTCTCTGGCGAAGAGGTTTTCAAATCGGCAAGCGTGCTGAGCGGTGGCGAGAAAGTGCGATGCATGCTCAGTAGAATGATGCTGAACGAGGCCAATCTGCTCATCATAGACGAACCGACCAACCACTTGGACCTTGAATCCATCCAAGCATTCAACAACGGTTTGAAGGATTATGATGGAACGGTGCTCTTCACCTCACACGACCACCAGTTTGTGCAGACCGTGGCCAACCGCATCATCGAGATCGGACCTAACGGCTTCATCGACAAACTGATGGAATACGACCAGTATATTGAGGATGAGCGCGTTGCCGCTGCTCAGCAGAGCATCTACTGA
- a CDS encoding PA0069 family radical SAM protein encodes MKGRGAGYNPKNRFFKEEVEWDDGFEPGTEEKVRTKFIDIFPKTIVNKVPSPDVPSDFSVNPYQGCEHGCSYCYARPTHEYWGYGSGLEFESVILVKKNAPQLLREAFNKKGWKGASLMVSGNTDCYQPAERKFEITRQMLEVCSEYNNPVGIITKNNLVLRDIDIIAPMAEKNLAMVNISLNTLNEDFRRKLEPRTASVEGRLRAIEELSKAGIPVNVLMAPLIPGINGHEVFALMEEVAKRGAVSAGYIILRLNGSLKEMFAKWLEEHYPDRKEKVLNQVSDSHGGKVNDSRFGTRMRGEGKLVEQINQSYHLGKRKLFKNKDVIHLTSSLFERPSAQTRLF; translated from the coding sequence ATGAAAGGCCGTGGCGCAGGATACAATCCCAAGAACCGTTTCTTCAAAGAGGAAGTGGAGTGGGATGATGGTTTTGAGCCTGGAACAGAGGAAAAGGTCAGGACCAAGTTCATCGACATCTTTCCAAAGACGATCGTCAATAAGGTTCCGAGCCCCGATGTTCCAAGCGATTTCTCGGTGAATCCATACCAGGGATGCGAACACGGCTGTTCGTATTGCTATGCTCGTCCCACACACGAATATTGGGGTTATGGTTCAGGGTTGGAATTCGAATCGGTGATCCTTGTGAAGAAAAATGCACCGCAGTTGCTTCGCGAAGCATTCAATAAGAAGGGTTGGAAAGGAGCTTCGTTGATGGTTTCTGGAAACACCGATTGCTACCAACCGGCCGAGCGGAAGTTTGAGATAACGCGCCAAATGTTGGAGGTCTGTTCAGAATACAACAATCCTGTTGGCATCATTACCAAGAACAATCTTGTGCTGCGTGATATTGACATTATTGCGCCCATGGCGGAGAAGAATTTGGCCATGGTCAACATCTCGTTGAATACGCTCAACGAGGATTTCAGAAGGAAATTGGAACCGAGAACCGCTTCGGTAGAAGGACGATTGCGCGCCATCGAGGAACTCAGTAAAGCAGGCATTCCGGTAAATGTGTTGATGGCACCGCTCATTCCGGGAATAAACGGACATGAAGTTTTTGCCCTGATGGAGGAAGTGGCCAAACGCGGGGCGGTCTCTGCCGGTTACATCATTCTACGGTTGAATGGCTCGTTGAAGGAGATGTTCGCCAAGTGGCTGGAAGAACATTATCCCGATAGGAAAGAGAAAGTGCTTAATCAGGTTTCAGATTCCCATGGCGGCAAGGTCAATGACTCACGGTTCGGTACACGGATGAGAGGCGAAGGGAAGTTGGTGGAGCAGATCAATCAGAGCTATCATCTTGGTAAACGTAAACTGTTCAAAAACAAGGATGTAATACATCTTACCTCAAGTTTATTTGAGCGTCCGTCTGCACAGACAAGGTTGTTCTGA
- a CDS encoding T9SS type A sorting domain-containing protein gives MRFSFIILIQFIPVWVIAQCNGHPELCGKRYDQVAYLTTHNSFNAGDDGFNLPNQTHGVAQQLNDGVRALMLDVYDEGGVATEYHGFSFLGTEPLATSLTEIKDFLDANPNEIVTILFETYITSDLMDTVITQVGLKPMLYVQSLGEPWPTLQEMIDSGKRLVIFSDHNNGQPGQDWYLYMWDFAVETNFANNALSDFSCDFNRGDSINDLFILNHFATDPTLGTGRADLAAQANEFNYFYPRALQCWNETGKFSNFPTVDFYELGNTLEVVDSLNGVTSSVGISERSDPTEFSLFPNPTNGLLTLNGPRSFRGTVTVYTSLGQAVLRQSFQNSKQTIDITGFESGVYHVTLVSDQDIQTFRVVKR, from the coding sequence TTGCGATTCTCATTCATCATTCTCATTCAATTCATTCCGGTTTGGGTCATTGCTCAATGCAATGGCCATCCCGAACTATGCGGCAAACGTTATGATCAGGTTGCTTACCTCACCACGCATAACTCTTTCAATGCAGGCGATGATGGCTTCAATCTGCCCAATCAGACACATGGGGTTGCACAGCAGCTGAACGATGGCGTTCGGGCATTGATGCTGGATGTTTACGATGAAGGCGGTGTAGCCACGGAATACCACGGGTTTTCTTTTCTGGGAACAGAACCGCTGGCCACCAGCCTCACAGAGATAAAGGATTTTCTGGACGCTAATCCGAATGAGATCGTCACCATCTTGTTCGAGACCTACATCACTTCGGATCTGATGGACACGGTGATCACGCAAGTTGGCCTGAAACCGATGCTGTATGTACAGTCATTGGGTGAGCCGTGGCCTACGTTGCAGGAAATGATCGATTCAGGTAAGCGATTGGTGATCTTTTCGGATCACAACAATGGTCAGCCAGGTCAGGATTGGTATCTCTACATGTGGGATTTTGCCGTGGAGACCAACTTTGCCAATAATGCACTGAGCGACTTCAGTTGTGATTTCAATCGCGGAGACTCTATCAACGACCTGTTCATTCTGAATCATTTTGCAACTGACCCTACGTTGGGAACAGGAAGAGCAGACCTGGCTGCACAGGCCAATGAGTTCAACTACTTCTACCCACGTGCATTGCAATGCTGGAACGAGACGGGTAAGTTCTCGAATTTCCCTACGGTCGATTTCTACGAACTCGGAAACACGTTGGAGGTGGTTGATTCGCTGAATGGCGTAACGTCATCGGTCGGTATTTCTGAGAGATCGGACCCTACCGAATTTTCGCTGTTCCCAAACCCGACCAATGGACTGCTAACGTTAAATGGCCCACGGTCCTTCCGTGGCACGGTGACGGTCTACACCTCTCTCGGGCAAGCCGTACTTCGTCAAAGTTTTCAAAATTCTAAACAGACCATTGACATCACAGGGTTTGAAAGTGGTGTATATCATGTCACTTTGGTTTCTGACCAAGACATACAGACCTTCCGAGTTGTTAAACGCTAA